The Devosia sp. A16 genome includes a window with the following:
- a CDS encoding ABC transporter permease translates to MALLKAVLRHPSGRIGAAIIALFLVLALLGLLGLTPHDPLKQFVVDRLKPPSLTYWFGTDLLGRDTFSRLMLGISESFIVAFASVAVAATAGTIIGLFAAWWGHLWDGVLMRTMDVLLAFPAILLALLIVAIEGAGMVTSIVAIGIVYTPIFARVVRAPALAIKGREFVEAARTFGSSQGYILTRHLLLNLVAPLTVQITLALAWALLTESGLSFLGLGTQPPAPSLGVMLAESKSMMTRAPWLMIFPGLTIMLAILGFNLLGDALRDILDPRSQARTA, encoded by the coding sequence ATGGCGTTGCTCAAGGCCGTGCTGCGGCATCCCAGCGGCCGCATCGGCGCCGCGATCATCGCGCTCTTCCTCGTCCTCGCGTTGCTGGGGCTACTCGGCCTAACGCCGCACGATCCGCTAAAGCAGTTCGTCGTCGACCGGCTGAAGCCCCCCAGCCTCACCTACTGGTTCGGCACGGACCTGCTCGGCCGCGACACCTTCAGCCGCCTGATGCTGGGGATCAGCGAGTCGTTCATCGTCGCGTTCGCCTCGGTCGCCGTCGCGGCGACCGCCGGGACGATCATCGGGCTGTTCGCCGCCTGGTGGGGGCACCTGTGGGACGGTGTGCTGATGCGCACCATGGACGTGCTGCTGGCTTTTCCGGCCATCCTCCTGGCGCTGCTGATCGTCGCCATCGAAGGGGCGGGCATGGTCACCAGCATCGTCGCGATCGGCATCGTCTACACCCCGATCTTCGCCCGCGTGGTGCGCGCCCCTGCCCTGGCGATCAAGGGCCGCGAGTTCGTCGAGGCGGCCCGCACCTTCGGCAGCTCGCAGGGCTACATCCTGACGCGGCACCTGCTGCTCAACCTGGTGGCGCCGCTGACCGTGCAGATCACCCTGGCGCTCGCCTGGGCGCTGCTGACCGAATCCGGCCTGAGCTTTCTCGGCCTCGGCACGCAACCGCCGGCGCCGTCGCTGGGAGTGATGCTGGCCGAGAGCAAGTCGATGATGACGCGCGCCCCCTGGCTGATGATCTTTCCGGGCCTCACCATCATGCTCGCCATTCTCGGCTTCAACCTGCTCGGCGACGCCCTGCGCGACATCCTCGATCCACGCTCGCAAGCGAGGACCGCATGA
- a CDS encoding sulfurtransferase → MRFNVLATALVIGLAAAGSAQAERLTNQPLVDAAWLNSQLGKPDLVIIDIRDTPKDGTAPYAAGHVPGSVEAQYAAYGWRAKIDGAPGLLPKLEDISAKIAALGVSDDTQVVIVPAGSDVAEFGGATRVYWTFKVLGHDNVTVLDGGYKAWADAGQPVSTDVVTPVAGSFTAKLRPELRAEVAEVEEAIASDTNLIDARSVAQFIGKEKTNTVQSLGTIPTAVNLNFDKFWDKDAGKFASKATIDALVQQAGVTDTNGLITFCNTGHLASIAWFGLSEVAGLKGVRLYDGSMSQWTLDPARPVVVQN, encoded by the coding sequence ATGCGTTTCAACGTCCTCGCCACGGCGCTCGTCATTGGCCTCGCCGCTGCCGGTAGCGCACAGGCCGAGCGCCTGACCAACCAGCCGCTGGTCGACGCCGCCTGGCTCAACAGCCAGCTCGGCAAACCCGACCTGGTGATCATCGACATCCGCGATACTCCCAAGGACGGCACCGCGCCCTACGCCGCCGGCCACGTGCCGGGTTCGGTCGAAGCGCAATATGCCGCCTATGGCTGGCGCGCCAAGATCGACGGCGCTCCGGGCCTGCTCCCCAAGCTCGAGGATATCTCGGCCAAGATCGCGGCGCTCGGCGTCAGCGACGACACGCAGGTGGTGATCGTGCCGGCCGGCAGTGATGTCGCCGAGTTCGGCGGCGCCACCCGCGTTTACTGGACCTTCAAGGTGCTCGGCCACGACAACGTCACCGTGCTCGACGGCGGCTACAAGGCCTGGGCCGATGCCGGCCAGCCGGTTTCGACCGATGTCGTGACCCCGGTCGCCGGCAGCTTCACTGCCAAGCTGCGTCCTGAACTGCGCGCCGAAGTGGCCGAGGTGGAAGAGGCGATCGCCAGCGACACCAACTTGATCGATGCCCGCTCGGTGGCGCAGTTCATCGGCAAGGAAAAGACCAACACCGTGCAGTCGCTCGGCACCATCCCGACGGCGGTGAACCTCAACTTCGATAAGTTCTGGGACAAGGACGCCGGCAAGTTCGCCAGCAAGGCGACGATCGACGCGCTGGTGCAGCAGGCTGGCGTCACCGACACCAACGGGCTCATCACCTTCTGCAACACCGGGCACCTCGCCTCGATCGCCTGGTTCGGGCTATCCGAGGTCGCCGGCCTCAAGGGCGTGCGGCTCTATGACGGCTCCATGTCGCAGTGGACCCTCGACCCGGCCCGCCCGGTGGTGGTACAGAACTAA
- a CDS encoding YeeE/YedE family protein — protein sequence MTNISASPPAPSFSWPKLDRGPVIVALLMFVIGSVVIGQVVDLRQTVLFLIGGLLGATLYHASFGFTGGWRRLVVEKRGAAVRAQMLMVAIAAVVFIPLLAGGSAFGRPLAGAVAPVGVSVLVGAAIFGLGMQLGGGCGSGTLFTVGGGSARMLVTLAAFIFGALLGTAHLPWWLAQPSLPSISLGTSLGAPLAVIVTLAGLAAVAGITVLIERRAHGGLEQASKPKTRGLSRLLQGPWPLVGAAVLLALLNIATLLIAGHPWSITYGFGLWGAKIAQSVGVPVETWTFWTAPAQAQALGRSVLFDITSVMDFGILLGAALAAGLAGKFAPKAALPLKSALAAVIGGVLMGYGARLSFGCNIGALFSGIASGSLHGWVWFAAAFAGSFVGIALRPVFGLDGFKK from the coding sequence GTGACCAATATCAGCGCCTCCCCACCTGCTCCTTCCTTCAGCTGGCCGAAACTCGATCGCGGCCCGGTCATCGTGGCGCTCCTGATGTTCGTGATCGGCAGCGTGGTGATCGGCCAGGTGGTCGACCTGCGCCAGACCGTCCTCTTCCTGATCGGCGGGCTGCTCGGCGCGACGCTCTATCACGCCTCCTTCGGCTTCACCGGTGGCTGGCGCCGGCTGGTGGTCGAAAAGCGCGGCGCAGCCGTGCGCGCCCAGATGCTGATGGTGGCCATTGCCGCGGTCGTCTTCATTCCGTTGCTCGCCGGCGGCAGCGCGTTCGGCCGGCCGCTGGCCGGGGCCGTCGCCCCGGTCGGTGTCTCGGTGCTGGTCGGCGCGGCGATTTTCGGGCTCGGCATGCAACTGGGCGGCGGTTGCGGTTCGGGCACCCTGTTCACCGTCGGCGGCGGCAGCGCGCGCATGCTGGTGACGCTGGCGGCCTTCATCTTCGGCGCGCTGCTCGGCACGGCGCACCTTCCCTGGTGGCTGGCGCAGCCGTCGCTCCCCAGTATCAGCCTCGGCACCAGTCTCGGCGCGCCGCTGGCCGTCATCGTGACGCTTGCCGGCCTCGCCGCCGTCGCCGGCATCACCGTGCTGATCGAACGCCGTGCCCATGGCGGGCTCGAGCAGGCATCAAAGCCCAAGACCCGCGGGCTGTCGCGCTTGCTGCAGGGGCCGTGGCCGCTGGTCGGCGCCGCGGTGCTGCTGGCGCTGCTCAACATCGCGACGCTGCTGATCGCCGGCCACCCCTGGTCGATTACCTATGGCTTCGGGCTGTGGGGCGCCAAGATTGCGCAATCGGTCGGCGTGCCGGTCGAAACCTGGACCTTCTGGACCGCGCCGGCCCAGGCCCAGGCGCTCGGGCGCAGCGTCTTGTTCGACATCACTTCGGTGATGGATTTCGGCATCCTGCTCGGCGCGGCTTTGGCCGCTGGCCTCGCCGGCAAGTTCGCGCCCAAGGCCGCCCTGCCGCTGAAATCGGCGCTCGCCGCGGTGATCGGCGGCGTGCTGATGGGCTATGGCGCGCGGCTGTCGTTCGGCTGCAATATCGGCGCGCTGTTCAGCGGCATCGCCTCGGGCAGCCTCCATGGTTGGGTTTGGTTCGCCGCCGCCTTTGCCGGCAGCTTCGTCGGCATCGCGCTGCGTCCGGTATTCGGTCTCGATGGGTTCAAGAAATGA
- a CDS encoding anhydro-N-acetylmuramic acid kinase: MAAPIWAVGLMTGTVLDGNIDVALLKTDGESIEQFGAYTLAPYPQAIRDTLEETLSEARKWNFEGPDPAIFARAEEMLTRAQSAAVKALVESAGLHMADIGVVGFHGQSVLHRAPQPGRIGATRQLGDGELMHQLLGAKVAYDFRSADVRAGGQGAPLAAIYHQALLRGLGTHGETAVLNLGGVANVTYWDGADRLVAFDTGPANAPLNDFMKARGLGDMDRDGALARSGTVDEARLKKLLQHPYLSAPPPKSLDRFDFTAAMADGLDPATGAATLTAFTAAAVGKGLDLLPTRPTRLIVSGGGRHNPLMMEMLKARAGVDAAPAETVGWRGDAIEAECFAFLAVRVLRGLPISFPTTTGAPHPLLGGRLAA; this comes from the coding sequence ATGGCCGCACCGATCTGGGCCGTGGGCCTGATGACCGGCACCGTGCTCGACGGCAATATCGACGTGGCGCTGCTGAAGACGGACGGCGAGAGCATCGAGCAATTCGGCGCCTATACGCTCGCTCCCTACCCGCAGGCCATCCGCGACACGCTCGAAGAGACGCTGTCCGAGGCGCGCAAGTGGAATTTCGAGGGGCCGGATCCAGCCATCTTCGCCCGGGCGGAAGAGATGCTGACCCGGGCGCAGTCGGCAGCGGTCAAGGCGCTGGTGGAAAGCGCCGGCCTCCACATGGCCGATATCGGGGTCGTCGGCTTTCACGGCCAATCGGTGCTGCATCGCGCGCCGCAGCCGGGGCGGATCGGCGCCACCCGGCAGCTCGGCGACGGCGAACTGATGCATCAGCTGCTGGGCGCCAAGGTCGCCTATGATTTCCGATCGGCCGACGTGCGGGCCGGCGGACAGGGCGCGCCCCTCGCCGCCATCTACCACCAGGCGCTGCTGCGCGGGCTAGGCACGCATGGCGAGACCGCAGTGCTGAACCTCGGCGGCGTCGCCAATGTCACCTACTGGGATGGCGCCGACCGGCTGGTCGCCTTCGATACCGGCCCGGCGAACGCGCCGCTCAACGATTTCATGAAGGCGCGCGGACTGGGCGACATGGACCGGGACGGCGCCCTGGCGCGGAGCGGCACCGTGGACGAGGCGCGGCTCAAGAAGCTGCTGCAGCACCCCTATCTCAGCGCACCGCCGCCCAAATCGCTCGACCGTTTCGATTTCACCGCCGCCATGGCCGACGGGCTCGACCCGGCCACCGGCGCGGCGACGCTCACCGCCTTCACCGCCGCCGCCGTCGGCAAGGGGTTGGACCTGCTGCCGACGCGGCCGACGCGGTTGATCGTTTCAGGCGGCGGGCGGCACAACCCGCTGATGATGGAGATGCTGAAGGCCCGCGCCGGGGTGGACGCGGCTCCGGCAGAAACCGTCGGCTGGCGCGGCGACGCGATCGAAGCGGAGTGCTTCGCGTTTCTCGCAGTGCGGGTATTGCGCGGGCTGCCGATCAGCTTTCCGACGACGACCGGTGCCCCGCACCCGCTGCTGGGTGGACGGTTGGCGGCTTAG
- a CDS encoding ABC transporter ATP-binding protein, whose product MTTLLNVRDLRVGFGRDPHANEVVKGVSFELAVGKTLAIVGESGSGKSVTALSVNRLVDFGGGRITGGSIALQRADGTVVDITAADEPAMQRIRGRQVGMIFQEPMTSLNPVHTVGAQIEEAFRLNRGLVGAEATRAAREALERVRIPDAAQRLKYYPHQLSGGMRQRVMIAMVLASNPRLLIADEPTTALDVTVQAQIMALLAELREELGMAMIFITHDIGLVAGIADDIMVMQHGIAVEQGPLDAVLDNPQHQYTQHLLQAVPHFTSGSAVRSDDPAREAAPIVTVDNLAVRFPVARGLFRRRGGAIHAVDGVDFDLRPGETLAIVGESGSGKSTTARAILGLVKATRGRIEAKAGRSGRPVQMVFQDPYASLNPRLTVEALLAEPAIAAGQRLGSKLRERMVFLLERVGLGKEALTRYPHQFSGGQRQRLCIARALMLNPDVVVLDEAVSALDVSVQARVLDLLIDLQREFGLAYLFISHDMAVVERIAHRVAVMYAGQIVEIGKAAAVLGAPQHSYTRRLIAAVPAIERRRQHFTLDATHVPSLVRPSGFEPPPAKWREAGEDHRVRVEETA is encoded by the coding sequence ATGACCACCCTGCTCAATGTGCGCGACCTCCGTGTCGGCTTCGGTCGCGATCCCCACGCCAACGAAGTGGTGAAGGGGGTGAGCTTCGAGCTCGCCGTCGGCAAGACGCTCGCCATCGTCGGCGAGAGCGGCTCGGGCAAGTCGGTGACGGCGCTCTCGGTCAACCGGCTGGTCGATTTCGGCGGCGGCCGCATCACCGGCGGCTCGATCGCTCTACAACGCGCCGACGGCACGGTGGTCGACATCACCGCGGCGGACGAGCCCGCGATGCAGCGGATCCGCGGCCGTCAGGTCGGGATGATCTTCCAGGAGCCGATGACCTCGCTCAACCCGGTGCATACGGTCGGCGCGCAGATCGAGGAAGCCTTCCGGCTGAATCGCGGGCTGGTCGGCGCCGAGGCAACACGGGCAGCCCGGGAAGCGCTCGAGCGGGTGCGGATCCCCGATGCGGCACAGCGGCTCAAATACTACCCGCATCAGCTGTCGGGCGGCATGCGACAGCGGGTGATGATCGCCATGGTGCTGGCCAGCAATCCTCGGCTGCTGATCGCGGACGAGCCGACCACGGCGCTCGACGTCACCGTGCAGGCGCAGATCATGGCACTGCTGGCGGAACTTCGCGAAGAGCTCGGCATGGCGATGATCTTCATCACCCACGATATCGGCCTCGTCGCGGGGATTGCCGACGACATCATGGTGATGCAGCACGGCATCGCCGTGGAGCAAGGGCCGCTCGACGCGGTGCTCGACAACCCGCAGCACCAGTACACGCAGCATCTGCTGCAGGCGGTGCCGCACTTTACCTCGGGCAGCGCCGTGCGCAGCGACGACCCGGCGCGCGAAGCGGCGCCGATCGTCACCGTCGATAACCTGGCGGTGCGCTTCCCGGTGGCGCGTGGGTTGTTCCGGCGCCGAGGCGGCGCGATCCATGCCGTCGACGGCGTCGACTTCGATTTGCGGCCGGGCGAGACGCTGGCCATCGTGGGAGAAAGCGGCTCCGGCAAATCCACCACGGCGCGGGCCATCCTCGGCCTCGTCAAGGCGACGCGCGGCCGGATCGAAGCCAAGGCGGGTCGCAGCGGTCGGCCGGTGCAGATGGTGTTCCAGGATCCCTATGCCTCGCTCAACCCGCGCCTCACGGTGGAGGCGCTGCTGGCCGAACCGGCGATCGCCGCGGGCCAAAGGCTCGGCAGCAAGCTGCGCGAGCGGATGGTGTTCCTGCTCGAGCGGGTGGGGCTGGGCAAGGAGGCACTGACCCGCTACCCGCATCAGTTCTCGGGCGGGCAGCGGCAGCGACTGTGCATAGCGCGAGCGCTGATGCTGAACCCCGATGTGGTGGTGCTGGACGAAGCGGTGTCGGCGCTCGATGTCAGCGTCCAGGCCCGTGTGCTCGATCTGTTGATCGACCTGCAGCGCGAATTCGGCCTCGCCTATCTGTTCATTTCGCACGACATGGCAGTGGTCGAACGCATCGCTCACCGAGTGGCGGTGATGTATGCCGGCCAGATCGTCGAGATCGGCAAGGCGGCGGCCGTACTGGGCGCACCGCAACACAGCTATACCCGGCGGCTGATCGCGGCGGTGCCGGCGATCGAACGGCGGCGCCAGCATTTCACCCTCGATGCGACGCATGTCCCGTCACTGGTGCGTCCGTCGGGGTTCGAGCCGCCACCGGCGAAATGGCGTGAGGCGGGAGAAGATCACCGCGTGCGCGTGGAGGAAACCGCATGA
- a CDS encoding DUF6969 family protein, whose translation MADPAERLRAAQEALFCEEVLLKGGDNVLHATLRDAPVIAWTHYPPGDVYDPASGGQWYYHCHIPAAEAEHGHFHCFVRPDGKDGPVHHLIAVGVDAHGRLLRLFTVNQWVVGDSWLDAEPSIALLERFDIQMPQPSYLTNRWLSAILRLYADEIAGLIRARDAILAARQTPGGAPIRDDRALEVTSELRVDLPSTVRALS comes from the coding sequence ATGGCCGACCCGGCGGAGCGGCTTCGCGCGGCGCAGGAAGCGCTGTTCTGCGAGGAGGTTCTGTTGAAGGGCGGCGACAACGTCTTGCACGCCACCCTCCGTGATGCGCCGGTCATCGCCTGGACCCACTACCCGCCGGGCGATGTCTATGACCCCGCTTCGGGCGGCCAGTGGTATTATCACTGCCATATTCCGGCAGCCGAGGCCGAGCACGGGCACTTCCACTGCTTCGTCCGCCCGGACGGCAAGGACGGTCCGGTGCATCACCTGATCGCCGTCGGCGTCGATGCGCATGGCAGGCTGCTACGCTTGTTCACCGTCAACCAGTGGGTGGTCGGCGACAGCTGGCTCGATGCCGAACCGAGCATTGCGCTGCTCGAGCGCTTCGACATCCAGATGCCGCAGCCCTCCTACCTCACCAACCGCTGGTTGAGCGCCATCCTTCGCCTCTACGCCGACGAAATCGCCGGCCTGATCCGCGCGCGCGACGCCATTCTCGCGGCGCGCCAGACACCGGGCGGCGCGCCGATCCGTGACGACCGCGCGCTGGAGGTGACATCGGAACTCCGTGTGGATCTGCCGTCGACGGTTCGGGCCTTGAGCTGA
- a CDS encoding GNAT family N-acetyltransferase: MSELSISVTETPTADELATIGGRLTAFNEGDVGPADRRPLAVVVRDEAGAIVAGLSGYTAWGWLYVQWLWVAEEQRGAGLAGRMLTAAETDAKARGCHGAYIDTFSPVALKTYQRAGYVSFGALKDFPPGRTRTFLQKRL, encoded by the coding sequence ATGAGCGAACTGTCGATCAGCGTCACCGAAACCCCGACCGCCGATGAGCTGGCCACCATCGGTGGGCGCCTCACCGCCTTCAACGAGGGTGACGTCGGTCCGGCCGATCGCCGGCCGCTTGCCGTCGTGGTGCGCGATGAGGCCGGCGCCATCGTCGCCGGCCTTTCCGGCTATACCGCCTGGGGCTGGCTCTACGTGCAGTGGCTGTGGGTCGCCGAGGAGCAACGGGGCGCCGGCCTCGCCGGCCGCATGCTGACGGCGGCCGAGACGGACGCCAAGGCCCGCGGCTGCCACGGCGCCTATATCGACACCTTCAGCCCGGTGGCGCTGAAAACCTATCAGCGCGCAGGCTACGTGTCGTTCGGCGCGCTCAAGGATTTTCCGCCGGGGCGAACGCGGACGTTTCTGCAGAAGCGGCTTTGA
- a CDS encoding cytochrome c biogenesis CcdA family protein, giving the protein MLATIALAFVAGVITILSPCVLPLLPMILATATQEGKARPVGVIVGFVLAFSAATLALSALVRLIGVPPDINRTLSAIVLALLGLVLAAPGLQLQFERLASGLAGRAPRSEGSGFGGGLVVGLGLGLAWSPCVGPIMASVITLALNQSVGPGAIAVTLAFSLGTALPMAAVLLGGRQLVRRLSWFQSHAATIQRVFGVVLLLTALAIWLGWDRNIQILLLEWFPSWESLLTGWEPQPPST; this is encoded by the coding sequence ATGCTGGCAACCATCGCGCTCGCCTTCGTCGCGGGCGTCATCACCATCCTCTCGCCCTGCGTGCTGCCGCTGTTGCCGATGATCCTCGCGACGGCGACGCAGGAGGGCAAGGCGCGGCCAGTCGGGGTGATCGTCGGCTTCGTCCTGGCCTTCAGCGCCGCAACCCTGGCGCTGAGCGCGCTGGTACGGCTGATCGGCGTGCCGCCCGACATCAACCGGACCCTGAGCGCCATCGTCCTCGCCCTGCTCGGCCTGGTGCTGGCCGCCCCCGGGCTGCAACTGCAGTTTGAACGGTTGGCGAGTGGGCTTGCCGGGCGCGCCCCGCGCAGTGAGGGCAGCGGCTTCGGCGGCGGCCTCGTGGTCGGGCTCGGGCTCGGCCTCGCCTGGAGCCCCTGTGTCGGGCCGATCATGGCCTCGGTGATCACGCTGGCGCTCAACCAGTCGGTGGGCCCGGGCGCGATTGCCGTCACCCTTGCCTTCTCCCTCGGCACGGCACTGCCGATGGCGGCGGTGCTGCTGGGCGGCCGGCAACTGGTCCGCCGGTTGAGCTGGTTCCAGAGCCACGCCGCCACCATCCAGCGGGTCTTCGGCGTCGTGCTGCTGCTGACCGCACTCGCCATCTGGCTGGGTTGGGACCGCAACATCCAGATCCTCCTGCTCGAGTGGTTTCCCAGCTGGGAGAGCCTGCTGACGGGCTGGGAGCCGCAGCCGCCCTCGACCTGA
- a CDS encoding serine hydrolase domain-containing protein, with protein MSVNAVLDRAFAPLQAAVAAKRIPGGVLGIVDREGNRAVRSIGSAQLVPAARPMTDATWFDLASLTKVIFTTPRILALAEAGTIDLDAPLTSVIPDFRQYNPDGSWERKLSFRQCLGHQTPFPGVVPIYTYGSDPNLLRAWVLQHEWQAGPPVYSDINFILLGIALERLSGKLIRQQDPGPGFAWSADPLEAAATERDAWRGRVIVGEVHDENCYALQGSGHAGLFGTAASVLDYARGLLAGTGAAPASIALMRTALSPRRTHGWERPYEGWSGGDRCSAETIGHTGFTGTGLWIDFAGGRAWTLLTNRVHPTRHFDSGIIALRRAVGELVNDN; from the coding sequence ATGAGCGTCAACGCTGTTCTCGATCGCGCCTTCGCGCCGCTGCAGGCGGCGGTGGCGGCAAAGCGCATTCCCGGCGGCGTGCTCGGCATCGTCGACCGCGAGGGCAATCGGGCGGTGCGTTCGATCGGCTCGGCGCAACTGGTTCCGGCCGCACGCCCGATGACCGACGCCACCTGGTTCGATCTCGCCTCGCTCACCAAGGTGATCTTCACCACGCCGCGCATTCTCGCGCTGGCTGAAGCCGGCACGATCGACCTCGATGCGCCGCTGACCTCGGTGATCCCCGATTTCCGCCAGTACAACCCCGACGGCAGCTGGGAGCGGAAGCTCAGCTTCCGGCAGTGCCTCGGGCACCAGACCCCGTTCCCCGGGGTGGTGCCGATCTACACCTATGGCAGCGACCCGAACCTCCTCCGCGCCTGGGTGCTGCAGCACGAGTGGCAGGCGGGCCCGCCGGTTTATTCCGACATCAACTTCATCCTCCTCGGCATTGCGCTCGAACGGCTGAGCGGCAAGCTGATCCGGCAGCAGGACCCCGGTCCCGGATTCGCCTGGTCGGCCGATCCGCTGGAAGCCGCGGCCACCGAGCGCGACGCCTGGCGCGGCCGGGTCATCGTCGGCGAAGTGCATGACGAGAACTGCTATGCACTGCAGGGCTCGGGGCATGCCGGGCTGTTCGGCACGGCCGCGTCGGTGCTCGACTATGCGCGGGGCCTGCTTGCCGGCACCGGCGCGGCGCCGGCCAGCATCGCCCTGATGCGCACCGCCCTGTCGCCGCGCCGCACCCATGGCTGGGAGCGGCCGTACGAAGGCTGGTCGGGCGGCGACCGCTGCTCGGCCGAAACCATCGGACATACCGGCTTCACCGGCACCGGCCTCTGGATCGACTTCGCGGGGGGGCGGGCCTGGACGCTGCTCACCAACCGCGTGCATCCGACCCGGCATTTCGACAGCGGCATCATCGCGCTGCGCCGCGCCGTGGGCGAGCTGGTCAACGACAATTGA
- a CDS encoding cation diffusion facilitator family transporter, with product MGAGHSHGIEKPAAGSAGARHRKSLVAALALTTTFLLVEVIGAWISGSLALLADAAHMLTDAGGLALALFAIWFAARPPSANKTFGYLRAEVLAALVNAVVLLLLAVYILYEAYQRLFAPPEVLSTPVLIVAVVGLVVNLISMRLLAAGSAESLNLKGAYFEVLADMLGSLGVIASALLIMFTGWTLADPLIGAAIGVFIVPRTWGLLKHAVNILLEGTPAGFDLARLERALRALPGVIDTHDLHVWTITSGIDAMSGHLVIADDADQQAVLVAARTALHEDFGIDHTTIQVETAATRGGEVRGQV from the coding sequence ATGGGCGCCGGTCACAGCCACGGTATCGAAAAGCCTGCAGCCGGTTCGGCCGGGGCGCGGCACCGGAAGAGCCTAGTGGCGGCGCTGGCGCTGACTACCACCTTCCTCCTCGTCGAGGTGATCGGCGCCTGGATCTCGGGCTCGCTGGCGCTGCTCGCCGACGCCGCGCACATGCTCACCGATGCCGGCGGCCTGGCCCTGGCGCTGTTCGCCATCTGGTTTGCCGCCCGCCCGCCATCGGCCAACAAGACCTTCGGCTACCTGCGGGCCGAGGTGCTGGCCGCGCTGGTCAATGCGGTGGTCCTGCTGCTGCTCGCCGTCTACATTCTCTACGAGGCGTACCAGCGCCTGTTCGCGCCGCCCGAAGTGCTCTCGACCCCGGTGCTGATCGTCGCGGTGGTGGGGCTGGTGGTCAACCTGATCAGCATGCGGCTGCTGGCCGCCGGATCGGCGGAAAGCCTCAACCTGAAGGGCGCCTATTTCGAAGTGCTGGCCGACATGCTCGGCTCGCTCGGCGTCATCGCCTCGGCGCTGCTCATCATGTTCACCGGCTGGACGCTCGCCGACCCGCTCATCGGCGCGGCGATCGGCGTGTTCATCGTGCCCCGCACCTGGGGGCTGTTGAAGCACGCGGTGAACATCCTGCTCGAAGGCACCCCCGCCGGCTTCGACCTGGCCCGTCTCGAGCGCGCGCTGCGCGCCCTGCCCGGCGTCATCGACACGCACGACCTCCACGTCTGGACCATCACCTCGGGCATCGACGCGATGAGCGGGCACCTGGTGATTGCCGACGACGCGGACCAGCAGGCGGTGCTGGTGGCGGCGCGGACGGCCCTGCATGAGGATTTCGGCATCGACCACACGACGATCCAGGTGGAGACGGCGGCGACGCGGGGTGGTGAGGTGAGGGGGCAGGTGTGA
- a CDS encoding thioredoxin family protein has product MRPLLRLLLTALLLSSPAALPPALAEDAAVAAPASQVLSYESDAQLAELAAKGTTVVFFYAAWCPNCRATVTELNARWDEVNPGLTLVIADYDKEQALKARFGVTYQDTFVLLDKDGNGVEIWNSGGVNGLNAHTSAL; this is encoded by the coding sequence ATGCGCCCATTGCTCCGCCTGCTCCTCACCGCCCTGCTGCTGTCATCCCCCGCTGCGCTCCCCCCTGCCCTCGCCGAGGATGCAGCCGTCGCGGCGCCGGCGTCGCAGGTGCTCTCCTACGAGAGCGACGCGCAGCTCGCCGAGCTCGCCGCCAAGGGAACGACGGTGGTGTTCTTTTATGCCGCCTGGTGCCCCAATTGCCGGGCCACGGTGACCGAGCTCAATGCCCGCTGGGACGAGGTCAATCCCGGCCTGACGCTGGTGATCGCCGACTATGACAAGGAGCAGGCGCTGAAGGCCCGCTTCGGCGTGACCTACCAGGATACGTTCGTGCTGCTCGACAAGGACGGTAACGGGGTCGAAATCTGGAACAGCGGTGGGGTCAACGGCCTCAACGCCCATACCAGCGCGCTCTGA